One genomic segment of Ictalurus punctatus breed USDA103 chromosome 4, Coco_2.0, whole genome shotgun sequence includes these proteins:
- the slitrk3a gene encoding SLIT and NTRK-like protein 3, translating to MLWVTLLSTIALGWTTPIPLLDESEEIDEPCFDPCYCEVKESIFHVHCDSKGFINVSQISQSWTRPFTLNLQRNSMRKLYFNSFLHLNNAVSLNLGNNALQDIHAGAFNGLCILKKLFLHENKLEVFRNDTFLGLESLEYLQADYNVIKKIESGAFRNLHKLRVLILNDNLIPMLPNFLFRSVSLTHLDLRGNRLKTLTYKGTLEYVGHSLMEIQLEENPWNCVCEIVQLKTWLERIPYTALVGDITCEYPFHFHGKDLREIKRSELCPLLSEAEIEVKLSIPRLPFSNENMWPTKPSSMLSSFHNTASSVEYRERYVKPTKRPRPTKTPPTPRSLYPGPNQPPVPGYQTRPPIPIICPTGCMCNLHINDLGLTVNCKDKGFHNISELLPRPLNARKLYLSGNLIQKIYRSDFWNFSSLDLLHLGNNRISYVQEGAFINLPNLKSLYLNGNDIERLTPGMFRGLQMLSYLYLEYNVIRDIQPAAFSLMANLQLVFLNDNLLRTLPVDAFVGTSLSRLNLRNNYFLYLPVSGVLEHLDSIVQIDLHQNPWECSCDIVPLKQWIEKLSSVIVVGEVICKTPEFAFGKDLRTLELELICPEMKFSAASPGLANDVTSTSDSGLGYTPSTGAVPLSVLILSLLILFISAVFVAAGLFAFVLRRRKKLPFKKRQEVMDLTGMQMQCRIFEEQQTSPEKPASSHVYDYIPHPVTQMCNNPIYKPREGEIDGERFSETKENSSNYRTLLEKEKEWTMAVSNSQLNTIVRVNQSGDVPGFHENGMLCPTVIDSQRPTPTVGFVDCLYGTIPKLKDMHIAHAHPPGMQYPDLQQDARLKETLLFTGGKEFPEQNEYLELRAKLQTKPDYLEVLEKSYRF from the coding sequence ATGCTGTGGGTAACCCTGCTAAGCACAATAGCTTTAGGGTGGACTACGCCGATCCCCTTGCTGGACGAGTCTGAGGAAATAGACGAGCCCTGCTTCGACCCTTGCTACTGTGAAGTCAAGGAGAGCATTTTTCATGTGCATTGCGACAGCAAAGGATTTATAAATGTCAGCCAGATTTCCCAATCATGGACAAGGCCCTTTACGCTCAATTTGCAGAGGAACTCCATGCGCAAGTTGTATTTTAACAGTTTTTTGCACCTCAACAATGCTGTGTCACTCAATTTGGGGAACAATGCACTGCAGGACATTCATGCTGGTGCATTCAATGGGCTGTGTATTTTGAAAAAGCTCTTTCTACATGAGAACAAGCTggaggtgttcagaaatgacacttttcttGGACTTGAGAGCCTTGAATACCTTCAGGCTGATTACAATGTCATAAAGAAAATAGAAAGTGGTGCTTTTCGAAACCTGCACAAACTCAGAGTGCTTATTTTGAATGACAATTTGATACCCATGCTCCCCAATTTTTTATTCAGGTCTGTATCATTAACGCATCTTGATTTGCGTGGCAATCGGCTAAAGACTCTTACATATAAGGGGACGTTGGAGTATGTGGGTCATAGTCTGATGGAGATTCAGCTTGAAGAAAATCCATGGAACTGCGTATGTGAGATTGTACAGCTCAAAACATGGCTGGAGAGAATACCGTACACAGCTCTCGTGGGTGATATCACATGCGAGTATCCATTTCACTTTCATGGAAAGGATCTCCGCGAGATCAAAAGGAGCGAGCTATGTCCCCTGCTATCTGAAGCTGAGATAGAGGTAAAACTCAGCATCCCGAGGCTACCTTTCAGTAATGAGAACATGTGGCCCACCAAACCCTCATCCATGTTGTCATCTTTCCATAACACTGCCTCCTCGGTGGAGTACAGAGAGAGATATGTTAAGCCAACAAAACGACCTAGACCTACGAAAACGCCACCAACTCCACGAAGCCTTTATCCTGGTCCAAACCAACCTCCTGTACCTGGCTATCAAACGAGACCACCTATTCCCATCATCTGCCCAACAGGATGTATGTGTAATTTACACATCAATGACTTGGGACTCACTGTAAATTGCAAAGATAAAGGCTTTCACAACATCTCTGAGCTCTTGCCACGGCCACTAAATGCCAGAAAACTCTATCTGAGTGGGAACTTGATTCAGAAAATATACAGGTCAGATTTTTGGAATTTCTCCAGTCTGGATTTACTCCATTTGGGTAACAATCGGATATCATATGTTCAAGAAGGTGCCTTCATCAACCTGCCGAATTTGAAAAGTTTATACTTGAATGGTAATGATATTGAAAGGTTGACTCCAGGAATGTTCCGTGGTTTGCAGATGCTCAGCTACCTTTATTTAGAGTACAATGTTATTCGAGATATTCAACCAGCTGCTTTCAGCCTGATGGCAAACCTGCAGctggtttttttaaatgacaaccTGCTGCGCACGCTTCCTGTCGATGCTTTTGTTGGCACCTCCCTGTCTAGGCTGAATCTACGCAACAACTATTTTCTGTATCTGCCTGTTAGTGGAGTGCTGGAGCACCTTGACTCCATTGTACAGATTGATCTGCACCAGAACCCGTGGGAATGTTCGTGTGACATTGTTCCACTCAAGCAGTGGATAGAGAAACTGAGCTCTGTCATTGTGGTTGGAGAAGTAATTTGCAAGACTCCAGAGTTTGCGTTTGGCAAGGACCTTCGCACCCTGGAACTCGAGCTTATCTGCCCAGAAATGAAATTTTCCGCTGCTTCTCCTGGACTTGCTAATGATGTGACTTCCACCAGTGACTCTGGATTAGGATACACCCCTTCCACGGGAGCTGTACCACTTTCGGTTCTCATCCTCAGTCTCTTGATCTTGTTCATCTCTGCTGTCTTTGTTGCTGCTGGcctatttgcttttgtactaAGGAGAAGGAAGAAACTCCCATTCAAGAAGCGTCAGGAAGTGATGGATTTGACTGGGATGCAGATGCAGTGTCGGATATTTGAGGAACAGCAAACCTCACCTGAGAAACCTGCCTCCAGCCATGTTTATGATTACATCCCCCACCCTGTTACTCAGATGTGCAACAATCCCATTTACAAACCACGTGAAGGGGAAATAGATGGAGAACGTTTTTCAGAGACAAAGGAAAACAGCAGTAATTATAGAACTCTGttggagaaagagaaggagtgGACTATGGCTGTGTCAAATTCTCAACTTAACACCATTGTCAGGGTCAATCAGTCTGGAGATGTGCCTGGATTTCATGAGAATGGCATGCTTTGCCCCACAGTGATTGACAGCCAGAGACCAACTCCAACCGTGGGGTTTGTAGACTGCCTTTATGGCACAATTCCAAAATTAAAGGACATGCACATCGCACATGCACATCCTCCAGGAATGCAATACCCCGACTTGCAGCAAGATGCCAGATTAAAAGAAACTCTACTTTTCACTGGGGGAAAGGAATTTCCAGAGCAAAATGAATACCTCGAGTTAAGGGCCAAACTCCAAACCAAGCCGGATTACCTCGAAGTCTTGGAGAAATCATATAGGTTCTGA